A window of the Microbulbifer aggregans genome harbors these coding sequences:
- a CDS encoding UvrD-helicase domain-containing protein has product MSEEIAVEQSHKPVDAAARARALDITQSFAVSAPAGSGKTGLLTQRVLKLLAHCQQPEEVLAITFTRKAAGEMRERLIHALLKARDEPRPENSHDAVTWDLARALLEQDQRQNWQLLQAPQRLRFQTIDGLCRSLASQLPIDSGLGAPGEPLEQASIAFELAVTRLLEGLDADQPDSALSRLLLHLDNDLGQLNKLLQTLLEKREQWLAQLLGVGSEDAKAYFHHVIDELVAENLGALEEALGSFAGELAELANYAGQNLQQENPAHPLCRCSDLSGLPGTDPTNLLDWLALTELLVTGKGELRKPGGLNKKLGFISPAKKDPEYDRAQEYKARMKAVLEEMAGDPNLLAAINEIRQLPTSLPESQWQLLQAMAEVLPQMVAQLKLVFQQLGATDYTEVAQAALIALGDNDAPTDLALKLDLQVRHILVDEFQDTSQLQLQLLEKLTAGWQPDDGRTLFIVGDGMQSCYGFRNANVGIFLDARARGIGEVPLNPLDLQVNFRSDRAVVDWVNEIFRQAFPAQDNIGRGAVRYLDSVAFREGKPETHPAVQFYGCIDDPERLHEAEQVTTLVGDLRASDPEGRIAILVRKKRHLAQILPALDAAGIRYQAPELAPLASKMAIIDLLSLTRALLDPSDRLSWLAVLRAPWCGLSWSDLHCLANWNNGALHATDAAVRPLLQALDSLDEVTGLSEEGRVRLLRTTPLLSRAWQERGRKPLRSLIEGLWLSLGGPACTAPEEVANVADYFRLLERYDRGGYIPDWQEFQLGLEKLFARPGEDARVQVMTIHKSKGLEFEHVLIPGLDQGGKPGGDQLLRWAEWLNNRGESRFLLAPKSARGDRDPLFDFLKFDNNERERLEGTRLLYVGCTRAIHSLHLLGCVEQEEKKPSFKAPGAASLLAGIWESISEQCEWCHWLAPDDSASAGATTAGAEHDRDYFLHLPDSWETPRFPALEWMAPYRMPDYQPTPSDEPNLPELGKVGQRWLRHAGTIAHETLATIAETGIEGWDEQRVSDQRPLWQARLRQLGLSGTSLEFAAEKVQQAVLRALNCQHGRWLLDNKHKDSACELTVHTGGRQLRTYIIDRTFVDDQGVRWIVDYKTAEPVEGQDREVFIGEQLESYRDQLEIYSRLFIDRGERKIRRALYFPLLQELAEL; this is encoded by the coding sequence GTGAGTGAAGAGATAGCAGTGGAACAAAGTCATAAACCCGTTGACGCCGCGGCCCGGGCCCGGGCCCTGGATATCACGCAGAGCTTTGCCGTTTCCGCACCAGCGGGTTCCGGCAAGACCGGTCTATTGACCCAGCGGGTGCTCAAGTTACTGGCGCACTGCCAGCAACCCGAGGAAGTGCTGGCCATCACTTTTACCCGCAAGGCGGCCGGGGAAATGCGCGAGCGCCTGATTCATGCGCTTCTGAAAGCCAGAGACGAACCACGCCCGGAAAATTCCCACGACGCAGTGACCTGGGATCTCGCGCGGGCCCTGCTGGAGCAGGATCAACGCCAGAACTGGCAATTGCTCCAGGCTCCACAGCGTCTGCGCTTCCAGACCATCGACGGGCTCTGCCGCAGTTTGGCGAGCCAGCTGCCGATCGACAGCGGCCTGGGCGCACCCGGCGAGCCGCTGGAACAGGCCAGTATTGCATTTGAACTGGCCGTAACCAGATTGCTCGAGGGACTGGATGCGGATCAGCCAGACTCTGCTCTCTCAAGACTGCTGCTGCACCTGGACAATGACCTCGGGCAGCTGAATAAACTGTTACAAACCCTGCTGGAAAAGCGCGAGCAGTGGCTGGCACAGCTGCTCGGTGTTGGCTCCGAGGATGCCAAAGCTTACTTTCACCACGTCATTGACGAACTGGTGGCGGAAAATCTGGGGGCATTGGAGGAGGCGCTCGGAAGCTTTGCCGGTGAACTCGCAGAGCTGGCCAATTACGCCGGCCAGAATCTGCAGCAGGAAAATCCCGCGCACCCCCTTTGCCGTTGCTCAGATCTCAGCGGACTGCCGGGCACAGATCCGACAAACTTACTGGACTGGCTCGCGCTGACAGAATTGCTGGTTACCGGCAAGGGCGAGTTGCGTAAGCCCGGGGGACTGAACAAAAAACTGGGCTTTATCTCTCCGGCCAAGAAGGATCCGGAGTACGATCGCGCGCAGGAATACAAAGCGCGAATGAAAGCGGTGCTGGAGGAAATGGCTGGCGACCCCAATCTGCTCGCCGCCATCAACGAAATCCGGCAATTGCCAACTTCCCTGCCGGAGAGCCAATGGCAACTGTTGCAGGCCATGGCCGAGGTACTGCCGCAAATGGTGGCTCAGCTGAAGCTGGTCTTTCAGCAGCTGGGGGCCACGGATTATACCGAGGTAGCACAGGCTGCCCTGATCGCACTGGGAGATAACGACGCTCCTACCGACCTGGCGCTAAAACTGGACCTGCAGGTCCGACATATCCTGGTGGACGAGTTCCAGGACACCTCTCAGCTGCAGCTGCAACTACTTGAAAAGCTCACTGCCGGCTGGCAGCCAGATGATGGCCGCACGCTTTTTATCGTGGGTGACGGTATGCAGTCGTGCTACGGCTTCCGTAATGCCAACGTGGGCATTTTCCTCGACGCGCGCGCCCGCGGTATCGGTGAAGTCCCGCTCAACCCCCTGGACCTCCAGGTCAACTTCCGCTCTGATCGCGCGGTGGTGGATTGGGTCAATGAAATATTCCGGCAGGCATTCCCCGCCCAGGACAATATTGGTCGTGGCGCGGTCCGCTATCTGGATTCAGTCGCTTTTCGCGAGGGCAAGCCGGAAACGCATCCAGCCGTGCAGTTCTATGGCTGCATCGATGACCCAGAGCGTCTTCACGAGGCTGAACAGGTCACGACGCTCGTCGGGGACCTCAGGGCCAGTGATCCGGAAGGCCGTATCGCCATCCTGGTGCGCAAGAAACGGCACCTGGCGCAGATCCTTCCCGCACTGGATGCCGCAGGGATCAGATACCAGGCCCCGGAACTGGCGCCACTGGCCAGCAAGATGGCCATCATCGACCTGCTCAGCCTGACCCGCGCCCTGCTCGATCCCAGTGATCGCCTGAGCTGGCTGGCGGTGCTTCGCGCGCCCTGGTGCGGCCTGTCCTGGTCCGATCTGCATTGTCTCGCCAACTGGAATAACGGCGCCCTTCACGCCACCGATGCTGCCGTCCGCCCGCTACTGCAGGCCCTGGACAGCCTCGACGAGGTCACGGGCCTCAGTGAAGAGGGCCGTGTGCGCCTGCTCCGCACGACGCCACTGCTTTCCCGAGCCTGGCAGGAGCGCGGGCGCAAGCCACTGAGGTCTTTGATCGAGGGGCTATGGCTCAGCCTCGGTGGACCTGCCTGTACCGCGCCGGAAGAAGTGGCCAACGTCGCCGATTATTTCCGTTTGCTGGAGCGCTATGATCGCGGCGGTTATATCCCCGACTGGCAGGAATTCCAGCTCGGCCTCGAAAAATTATTCGCCCGCCCCGGTGAAGACGCCCGGGTGCAGGTCATGACAATTCACAAGTCCAAGGGCCTCGAATTCGAGCATGTGCTGATTCCTGGTCTCGACCAGGGCGGCAAGCCCGGAGGTGACCAGCTCCTGCGATGGGCTGAATGGCTAAACAATCGGGGGGAGAGCCGGTTCCTGCTGGCACCGAAAAGTGCCCGCGGCGACAGGGATCCCCTGTTCGACTTCCTGAAGTTCGACAACAATGAACGCGAGCGTCTTGAAGGCACAAGACTGCTGTACGTTGGTTGCACCCGCGCTATTCACTCCCTGCACCTGCTGGGCTGCGTCGAGCAGGAAGAGAAGAAACCCAGCTTCAAAGCACCCGGCGCCGCCTCACTGCTGGCGGGCATCTGGGAATCCATTTCCGAGCAGTGTGAATGGTGTCACTGGTTGGCACCTGATGACAGCGCATCCGCCGGTGCTACCACAGCCGGTGCGGAACACGACAGGGACTATTTCCTGCACTTGCCTGACAGCTGGGAAACACCGCGTTTCCCGGCGCTCGAGTGGATGGCCCCCTACCGCATGCCCGACTACCAACCAACGCCGTCAGACGAACCGAACCTGCCGGAGCTGGGCAAGGTTGGCCAACGCTGGTTGCGCCACGCCGGCACCATTGCCCACGAAACTCTGGCAACCATTGCCGAAACCGGCATCGAGGGCTGGGACGAGCAGCGGGTATCTGACCAGCGGCCACTCTGGCAGGCGCGCCTGCGACAACTGGGCCTTTCCGGGACGTCACTCGAGTTTGCAGCCGAAAAAGTACAGCAAGCAGTATTACGCGCTCTTAATTGCCAGCACGGCCGCTGGCTCCTCGACAATAAACACAAGGACTCCGCCTGTGAGCTAACAGTGCATACAGGAGGACGCCAGCTTCGGACCTACATAATCGATCGTACTTTCGTGGATGATCAGGGCGTTCGATGGATTGTCGACTACAAGACGGCGGAACCGGTTGAGGGGCAGGATCGAGAGGTGTTCATTGGCGAACAGCTTGAGAGCTATCGCGACCAGCTCGAGATTTACAGCCGCCTATTTATTGACCGAGGTGAAAGAAAAATACGGCGCGCCCTTTACTTCCCACTGCTGCAGGAACTGGCCGAGCTCTGA
- a CDS encoding endo alpha-1,4 polygalactosaminidase translates to MILIQRAAVWFLPLLLLACDLDEVPSFVPESSVTNYRLEMRELVQDISRYARSRNRDFIIVPQNGVELVTATGRVTGAVETEYLAALDGIAQQGVFFGLETVDQPSSATESERLRGFLDIARDEGGVTVFSTDFAVTERNVDESILLNEEAGYLGFAAPRAELDTIPDYPAVIPNSNRADIEDLGFSRNFLHLTNPQLFSTAQELVDAVVETDYDVVIIDFFFIGVPFTAEQIRQLRFKANGGRRLLLAYLSVGQAESDRFYWQSFWPSNPPNWLLDEVSGSPGNYHIRYWLQPWRDTLFGESGDYVDRVIDAGFDGVYMDHIDEFEYFEEL, encoded by the coding sequence ATGATTTTGATTCAGCGTGCCGCGGTATGGTTTTTGCCGCTTCTGCTACTGGCCTGCGACCTGGATGAGGTGCCCAGCTTCGTGCCAGAGTCCAGCGTGACCAACTACCGCCTGGAGATGCGAGAGCTGGTTCAGGACATCAGTCGCTACGCCAGAAGCCGGAACCGGGATTTCATCATCGTTCCCCAGAATGGCGTGGAGCTTGTGACTGCCACCGGGCGCGTCACCGGCGCAGTGGAAACCGAGTACCTCGCAGCCCTGGATGGCATCGCCCAGCAGGGCGTGTTTTTTGGTCTCGAGACAGTCGACCAACCATCCTCAGCAACCGAATCCGAGCGCCTGCGCGGGTTTCTGGACATCGCCCGCGACGAAGGCGGTGTTACCGTCTTCTCAACCGATTTCGCCGTCACTGAGCGCAATGTCGACGAGTCGATCCTGCTGAATGAAGAGGCAGGCTACCTGGGCTTCGCCGCCCCCCGGGCGGAACTGGACACGATACCGGACTACCCGGCGGTAATTCCGAACAGCAACCGGGCTGATATCGAGGACCTGGGGTTCTCCCGCAATTTCCTGCACCTCACCAATCCACAGCTGTTCTCCACCGCCCAGGAACTGGTCGATGCGGTGGTGGAGACAGATTACGACGTAGTAATCATCGATTTCTTCTTTATCGGAGTACCGTTTACCGCCGAGCAAATCCGGCAACTGCGTTTCAAGGCCAATGGTGGCCGGCGTTTGTTGCTGGCATACCTCAGCGTCGGCCAGGCCGAGAGCGACCGCTTTTACTGGCAGAGCTTCTGGCCCAGCAACCCGCCGAACTGGCTTCTGGACGAAGTCTCAGGTTCTCCGGGGAATTACCACATCCGCTACTGGCTGCAGCCCTGGCGGGACACCCTGTTCGGTGAGTCCGGGGATTATGTCGATCGCGTTATTGATGCCGGGTTCGACGGCGTCTACATGGATCACATCGACGAGTTTGAGTATTTCGAAGAGCTTTAA
- the nfuA gene encoding Fe-S biogenesis protein NfuA — MSEQSSELNVTITESAQEYLRELLDKQDCEGIAIRMFVSSPGTPNAETCIAYCRPGEEQEDDVVMELNGLKAYFEGRSVPYLDEARVDYSSDKMGGQLTIRAPNSRMPKITDDSPVEDRINYVLYNDINPGLAAHGGQVSLVEFTEDNYAILKFGGGCQGCGMVDMTLKEGVEKTLKEKVPEVAGVKDITDHTDKSQAYY; from the coding sequence ATGTCTGAACAGTCTTCCGAACTGAATGTCACCATCACGGAGTCCGCCCAGGAGTACCTGCGGGAGCTGCTGGACAAGCAGGACTGTGAGGGAATTGCCATCCGCATGTTTGTCTCGAGCCCCGGTACCCCGAACGCCGAGACCTGCATTGCCTACTGTCGTCCCGGTGAAGAGCAGGAGGACGATGTCGTGATGGAGCTGAACGGCCTCAAGGCTTACTTCGAGGGTCGATCAGTGCCGTACCTCGATGAGGCGCGCGTCGACTACTCCTCGGACAAGATGGGTGGCCAGTTGACCATCCGCGCACCCAACTCGCGCATGCCCAAGATTACCGATGACAGTCCCGTTGAGGACCGCATCAATTATGTGCTCTACAACGACATCAACCCGGGCCTCGCTGCCCACGGCGGTCAGGTCAGCCTGGTGGAGTTCACCGAGGACAACTACGCGATCCTCAAATTCGGTGGTGGCTGTCAGGGTTGCGGTATGGTGGATATGACCCTGAAAGAGGGCGTCGAGAAAACCCTGAAGGAGAAGGTCCCGGAAGTGGCTGGGGTGAAGGACATTACCGACCATACCGATAAGTCCCAAGCGTATTATTGA
- the hrpB gene encoding ATP-dependent helicase HrpB produces the protein MPAMSELPIHAALPDLLDALREHNNVVLQAPPGAGKTTAVPLALLDCDWLGDRKIIMLEPRRLAARSAAARMADLLGESVGQTVGYQIRAERKTSKDTRILVVTEGILTRLLQSDPELAQTALVIFDEFHERNLQGDLSLALCLQSQEYLRDDLKLLVMSATLETEAVAEVLGGAPVIRSEGRSFPVHIHYLAHQQLPADKRHMPNVVARQIGEWLERESGSLLAFLPGVGEIRKVESLLHEQLDSQSGITIAPLYGDLSKQQQDTAIAPAPKGQRKVVLATNVAETSLTIEGIRIVVDSGLMRESRFDPNTGMNRLVTTGISRASATQRSGRAGRLCEGVSVRLWSESQQDSLAAKNTPEILLSDLAPLMLELAQWGVSEVDELRWLDLPPPAAISQAQGLLQQLGAIDSEFRITQHGSAILALGTHPRLGHMMLKSTDWGLIEQACLLAAQLSERDIFRGEARWNRNMQQRIDTLQGKARAASADHGAIQRIRQQAKTWQRQLQNLVGTDAAPSEAIDSGDRVGVLLGLAYPDRIAKNRHDRERRFLLSGGRGAHFSHDDELALADYLVIAELDGQGRDARIQLAAEISERALRQAFPELITEETAVRWDEASGRAVASVRTSIGRIVLDERPAPDISPELLSRALLDAIRQKGLQILPWSKEATALRARVEFLRHMADEPPNSLGDLEFPDWSDGALTETLEEWLLPHLTGMNKLEQLKQLDLFLILKTGLDWPLQQKLDELAPTHMSVPSGSRIAIDYSEEVPVLPVRLQEMFGQAQTPAILKGQYPLMIHLLSPARRPVQVTRDLASFWANTYHEVRKELRIRYQKHYWPDDPVSAQATATTKKRMQPK, from the coding sequence ATGCCCGCCATGTCAGAGTTACCCATCCACGCAGCCCTGCCCGACCTCCTCGACGCACTCCGTGAGCACAATAACGTTGTCCTTCAGGCGCCGCCCGGCGCCGGCAAGACTACCGCAGTGCCACTGGCACTACTGGACTGCGACTGGCTCGGCGATCGCAAAATCATCATGCTCGAACCTCGCCGACTGGCCGCCCGCAGCGCTGCGGCACGCATGGCAGACCTGCTTGGGGAATCCGTAGGCCAAACCGTCGGCTACCAGATCCGCGCCGAACGGAAGACGAGCAAGGACACGCGTATTCTTGTGGTCACTGAGGGCATCCTGACGCGCCTACTCCAGTCCGACCCCGAACTGGCACAGACAGCACTGGTGATCTTTGACGAATTCCACGAGCGGAATTTGCAGGGCGACCTTTCCCTGGCGCTGTGCCTCCAGTCTCAGGAATACCTCCGTGATGATCTCAAGCTGCTGGTGATGTCTGCGACACTGGAAACCGAGGCTGTGGCAGAGGTACTGGGCGGCGCACCCGTCATCCGCAGTGAAGGCCGGAGCTTCCCGGTTCACATTCACTACCTGGCCCACCAGCAACTGCCGGCAGACAAACGTCACATGCCCAATGTTGTGGCGCGCCAGATCGGGGAATGGCTGGAGCGCGAGAGCGGCAGCCTGCTGGCATTCCTACCCGGTGTGGGCGAGATCCGCAAAGTTGAAAGCCTGTTGCATGAGCAACTGGATAGCCAGAGTGGGATAACCATCGCGCCGCTATATGGCGATCTCAGCAAACAGCAACAGGACACGGCAATTGCACCGGCGCCCAAGGGCCAGCGTAAAGTCGTGCTGGCCACCAACGTGGCGGAAACGAGCCTGACCATTGAGGGTATCCGCATCGTCGTCGATTCCGGCCTGATGCGTGAATCCCGTTTCGACCCCAATACCGGTATGAACCGACTGGTGACAACCGGCATCTCCCGCGCCTCCGCAACACAGCGCAGCGGGCGTGCCGGGCGTCTCTGCGAAGGCGTCAGTGTCCGCCTGTGGAGTGAATCGCAGCAGGATTCGCTGGCAGCAAAAAATACACCGGAAATCCTGCTTAGTGACCTGGCACCGCTGATGCTGGAACTGGCGCAATGGGGCGTCAGCGAGGTCGACGAGCTGCGCTGGCTCGACCTTCCACCGCCGGCAGCTATCTCACAGGCACAGGGGCTATTGCAGCAGCTGGGCGCGATCGACAGTGAATTCCGCATCACCCAACACGGTTCTGCCATCCTCGCGCTCGGTACTCATCCCCGGCTCGGCCACATGATGCTCAAGAGCACCGATTGGGGGCTGATCGAACAAGCCTGCCTGCTCGCAGCACAGCTGTCTGAGCGGGACATCTTCCGCGGCGAGGCACGCTGGAACCGAAACATGCAGCAACGCATCGATACGCTGCAGGGAAAAGCCCGCGCGGCGAGCGCAGATCACGGTGCCATCCAGCGCATTAGACAGCAGGCAAAAACCTGGCAGCGGCAGCTGCAAAACCTTGTCGGCACTGATGCGGCCCCGAGCGAAGCGATCGATTCCGGCGACCGGGTCGGCGTGCTGCTCGGCCTCGCCTACCCCGACCGTATTGCCAAAAACCGCCACGACCGGGAACGCCGCTTCCTGCTTTCCGGGGGTCGCGGCGCACACTTCAGCCATGACGACGAGCTGGCCCTGGCGGATTACCTGGTAATTGCCGAGCTCGACGGTCAGGGACGGGATGCCCGAATTCAGCTGGCTGCAGAGATTTCCGAACGGGCCTTAAGGCAGGCGTTTCCCGAGCTGATTACTGAGGAAACTGCCGTGCGCTGGGACGAAGCCAGCGGGCGCGCAGTTGCCAGCGTGCGTACCAGTATTGGACGCATTGTCCTGGATGAGCGCCCTGCCCCCGATATCTCACCGGAACTACTGAGCAGGGCGCTGCTCGACGCAATCCGCCAGAAAGGCCTGCAGATACTTCCCTGGAGCAAAGAAGCAACCGCGCTTCGCGCCCGGGTCGAATTCCTGCGCCATATGGCTGACGAGCCTCCGAACTCGCTGGGCGATCTTGAATTTCCGGACTGGAGTGATGGGGCGCTGACTGAGACCCTGGAGGAATGGCTGCTGCCCCACCTGACGGGCATGAACAAGCTCGAACAGCTGAAACAACTGGACCTCTTTCTCATTCTCAAGACGGGGTTGGACTGGCCCTTACAGCAAAAGCTGGATGAACTCGCGCCTACACATATGAGCGTTCCCAGTGGTTCCCGCATCGCCATCGATTACTCGGAGGAGGTTCCCGTACTGCCGGTGCGCCTGCAGGAGATGTTCGGCCAGGCGCAGACACCTGCGATCCTCAAGGGGCAGTATCCACTCATGATTCACCTCCTGTCCCCTGCCCGCAGGCCTGTGCAGGTGACCCGGGACCTGGCCAGCTTCTGGGCCAATACCTATCACGAGGTGCGCAAGGAGCTTCGGATCAGATACCAGAAGCACTACTGGCCCGACGATCCGGTTTCAGCGCAGGCGACGGCCACCACCAAGAAAAGGATGCAGCCGAAGTAG
- a CDS encoding DUF427 domain-containing protein, producing the protein MKAVWNGAILAESNNTIVVESNHYFPPDSLNRAFLRPSQTTTHCSWKGEAHYLTVEVDGKTNEDAAWYYPEPKEAAKKIRGMVAFWHGVEIQE; encoded by the coding sequence GTGAAGGCTGTCTGGAACGGCGCCATACTCGCTGAAAGCAATAATACTATCGTGGTCGAGTCCAACCATTACTTCCCACCCGACTCATTAAATAGAGCCTTTCTGAGACCGAGCCAAACAACGACGCACTGTTCGTGGAAGGGCGAGGCCCACTACCTCACAGTCGAAGTCGATGGCAAGACCAACGAAGATGCGGCCTGGTATTACCCGGAGCCCAAGGAGGCGGCGAAGAAAATTCGGGGCATGGTGGCGTTTTGGCATGGCGTCGAGATTCAGGAATAG
- the tmpT gene encoding thiopurine S-methyltransferase, with protein MEPEFWHQRWQDNEIGFHESKANPALVRNLELLGLKKASRFFLPLCGKTLDIGWLLSKGHRVAGAELSQMAVDQLFDELKVEPEISILGDLKLYQAPGLDLFCGDIFDLTAEILGPVDAIFDRAALVALPEAMRERYVSHLMEISARAPQLLVTFVYDQALMPGPPFSVSDEEVGRHYDDHYHLRQIENKAIPDGLKGLVPAEQHVWLLNHAT; from the coding sequence ATGGAACCGGAATTCTGGCATCAACGCTGGCAGGACAATGAGATCGGCTTTCATGAATCCAAAGCCAATCCGGCTCTGGTCCGCAACCTGGAGCTGCTGGGGCTGAAAAAAGCCAGCCGCTTCTTCCTCCCCCTGTGCGGAAAGACCCTCGATATCGGCTGGCTGCTATCGAAAGGCCATCGAGTGGCCGGAGCAGAGCTTAGCCAAATGGCCGTGGATCAGCTGTTCGATGAGCTAAAGGTCGAGCCTGAAATCTCCATCCTCGGGGACCTGAAACTGTATCAGGCTCCGGGGCTTGATCTTTTCTGTGGCGATATCTTCGACCTGACAGCTGAAATCCTCGGTCCTGTGGACGCAATCTTCGATCGTGCAGCCCTGGTAGCACTGCCGGAAGCCATGCGCGAACGCTACGTCAGTCACCTGATGGAAATTTCTGCGCGTGCACCACAGCTGCTAGTGACCTTTGTCTACGACCAGGCACTGATGCCGGGACCACCTTTCTCGGTCTCTGATGAGGAGGTAGGCCGCCACTATGACGACCACTACCATCTGAGGCAGATTGAAAACAAGGCGATTCCAGACGGACTGAAGGGATTGGTGCCCGCTGAGCAGCATGTATGGTTGCTCAACCATGCCACCTGA
- the trxC gene encoding thioredoxin TrxC, translated as MNDNAPLQIVCPVCSAINRVPGNRLADRPICGKCRKALLAGQPINATDQNFSRFVDKSDLPVVVDFWATWCGPCQQFAPVFSLVAGEMATRAVFVKLDTQDNQQTAARYQIRSIPTLMVFHRGREIARLSGALPKPQFQQWLNQQLGPLQNS; from the coding sequence ATGAACGATAATGCACCCTTGCAAATCGTCTGCCCAGTCTGCAGCGCCATTAACCGGGTGCCAGGCAACCGACTGGCTGATCGACCAATCTGCGGCAAGTGCCGCAAAGCGCTACTAGCCGGCCAGCCGATCAATGCGACCGACCAGAATTTCAGCCGCTTCGTTGACAAGTCGGACCTGCCAGTAGTGGTCGACTTCTGGGCAACCTGGTGTGGCCCCTGCCAGCAGTTTGCGCCGGTATTCAGCCTGGTGGCAGGAGAAATGGCCACCCGGGCAGTGTTCGTAAAGCTGGATACCCAGGATAACCAGCAGACCGCCGCGCGCTACCAGATACGCTCGATTCCCACTCTGATGGTCTTTCACCGCGGCCGGGAGATAGCCCGCCTGTCCGGGGCCCTGCCCAAGCCACAGTTCCAGCAGTGGCTAAACCAGCAACTGGGACCACTGCAGAATAGCTAG
- a CDS encoding 3-deoxy-7-phosphoheptulonate synthase, whose amino-acid sequence MTKQQFDDLNVVSQEVLISPKELKAELPVSEAAEATVAAGRAAVRNVLDRKDHRLMVVIGPCSVHDVDAAMEYARRLKAVADQVSDTLLVVMRVYFEKPRTTVGWKGLINDPYLNDSFKIHDGLHIGRKLLLDIAELGLPTATEALDPISPQYLQDLISWSAIGARTTESQTHREMASGLSSAVGFKNGTDGSLDVAINALQSTANPHRFLGINKEGQVAIIHTAGNKYGHVVLRGGNDKPNYDSVSVAVCEQELRKAELMPNIMIDCSHANSNKNHELQPLVVDNVTHQILDGNQSIIGIMVESNLKAGNQKILDDHSQMDYGVSVTDKCIDWETTEKLLLGMAEQLRNVLPKRAI is encoded by the coding sequence ATGACCAAGCAGCAGTTCGACGACCTGAACGTCGTCTCCCAGGAAGTACTGATCAGCCCCAAAGAGCTCAAGGCCGAGCTGCCCGTCAGCGAGGCAGCAGAAGCCACTGTCGCTGCAGGCCGCGCTGCCGTGCGCAATGTGCTCGACCGCAAGGACCACCGCCTGATGGTAGTGATCGGCCCATGCTCCGTGCACGATGTGGATGCGGCCATGGAATATGCCCGCCGTCTCAAGGCGGTCGCGGACCAGGTCTCCGATACCCTGCTGGTTGTCATGCGTGTCTATTTTGAAAAGCCTCGCACCACGGTCGGCTGGAAAGGTCTAATTAACGACCCGTACCTGAATGACTCCTTCAAGATTCACGATGGACTGCATATTGGCCGCAAACTGCTGCTGGATATCGCCGAGCTGGGCTTGCCCACGGCCACCGAAGCCCTGGATCCGATTTCACCACAATACCTGCAGGACCTGATTTCCTGGTCCGCAATCGGCGCTCGCACCACCGAATCCCAGACCCACCGCGAGATGGCCAGCGGTCTTTCCTCGGCGGTAGGTTTCAAGAACGGTACTGACGGCAGCCTGGACGTGGCCATCAATGCGCTGCAATCCACCGCCAATCCCCACCGCTTCCTGGGTATCAATAAGGAAGGCCAGGTGGCGATCATCCACACCGCCGGCAACAAGTACGGCCATGTGGTCCTGCGCGGCGGTAACGACAAGCCGAACTATGACTCCGTCAGTGTCGCGGTATGTGAGCAGGAGTTGCGCAAGGCGGAACTCATGCCCAACATCATGATTGACTGCAGCCACGCCAACTCAAACAAAAACCACGAGTTGCAGCCGTTGGTGGTGGACAACGTCACCCATCAGATACTGGATGGCAACCAGTCCATTATCGGCATCATGGTGGAGAGCAACCTGAAGGCCGGCAACCAGAAGATTCTGGATGATCACAGCCAGATGGACTACGGCGTGTCCGTAACCGACAAGTGTATCGACTGGGAAACTACCGAGAAGCTGCTGCTGGGAATGGCAGAGCAATTGCGGAATGTACTGCCAAAGCGTGCAATCTGA